The Prunus dulcis chromosome 5, ALMONDv2, whole genome shotgun sequence genomic sequence CTTGGCCATGTCCATGAGGCAGGATCCAAGGAGTTCTATCACCGTAACTTCTGTATGAGAGATTCCATTGGGGCGGCCTGGGACAACAAAGGCCATCAACCCTCCACACACAATCTCTTGGGCTCTAGCATTTAGAAAGCACTCCATGTCCTTGGCATACTGAGCTGTGTATGCCTTGACAACTTGGTCTGCAGACTTCGAGTAATGAATCCTCCCTTTGTTCCAAGCAGGAGCGTTCATGTCCACCACTTCTTCTGGCACTTTAGAGAGACATTGGAGAGCATATGAAGAGTAGGCAAAGTGAATAAAGGCCTTGGGAAATAAACGAGAATGAAAAGAGCCTGGAACACCCGCCACGTAGTAACTCCTGTCTGGAGGCAGAGATTGGAAGAGCTCATTGAAATCATTGGAGGTGTGATCGCTGAAAAAAACTTGGATTTCAGGGAGTTGAGAATTGTGTCCTTGGCTTTGATACTTTTGCTCCACAGCATTCACTATGTTTTGCACTGCATGGAATGTGTTAGGCCCAACAGAGCAGCCTAAATCTGTAACTCGAAAGGTgtttgaagaagag encodes the following:
- the LOC117627028 gene encoding loganic acid O-methyltransferase-like: MADLVAYPMKSGHGLYSYSKNSTFQRKAIDAGKELIKEAISEKLDIKSFSSSNTFRVTDLGCSVGPNTFHAVQNIVNAVEQKYQSQGHNSQLPEIQVFFSDHTSNDFNELFQSLPPDRSYYVAGVPGSFHSRLFPKAFIHFAYSSYALQCLSKVPEEVVDMNAPAWNKGRIHYSKSADQVVKAYTAQYAKDMECFLNARAQEIVCGGLMAFVVPGRPNGISHTEVTVIELLGSCLMDMAKKGIISEEKVDCFNIPQYTASLEEVEAIVKANGYFSVEIMENLTQEKPPPKVIAFSVRSGIEGMIRKHFGDEIMDELFDSFGKKLEESSSVPKSKKSISLFVLLKSRATE